The Helianthus annuus cultivar XRQ/B chromosome 11, HanXRQr2.0-SUNRISE, whole genome shotgun sequence region tgatcgaacaggtcatcgatccttggcaagggatatctattcttgattgtcaacttgttcagttcccggtagtcgatacacatgcgaaaactaccatatttcttcttaacaaacaaaactggagctccccaaggtgagaagcttggtctgatgaatcccttgtctaacagctcttgaagttgcgtcgacaactcctgcatctctgaaggtgcaactcgataaggtgccttagccacatgcgtggcgcctggaactaagtcaatgtgaaattcgacttgtcttggaggcggcaatcctggcaagtcttctggaaagacttcaggatattcctctacgactggaatgtcttcaatcctTGGCTCAacagcttctttatccacgatatATGCCAAGAAGGCAAtgcatcctttcttcaaacacttcctagGTTTCAAGCAACTAATGATCCTCAATggcgtatcgcgcttttctccatgaactacaatcgtctctccatcggccattgggatgcgaatggtcttttcgtgacaaaccacCTTGGCTTTATtgctagacagccaatccatccctactaccacgtcgaagcttcccaatttgactggcagtagatccaaagtgaactcatGTCCTCCCAATTCGATCATGCATCCTCAGAGGACTTCATTtgtttcaactagctttccattagccagttcgaTCGAGTACGaaacgtctaacttactagcggtcaacccaagcatattcttaaattctaacgattcgaaactatagtcggcaccagtatcaaacagaacagatgcaaagcgttgatttatagggaacgtaccagtgacaacgtttggatcctggcgcgcttccgtTGCGCCGATGTTAAAGACTCTGCCTTGCGCCTGATTCagttttgggcattccctcttaaagtgcccgacgtctccacagttgaagcatcctggCCCTAGGCCATTCCCATTACCACCTTGAGCATTGTTTGCTCCCCGATTCCCAGTTTGGTTTCCAACATTTCCCCGATTACTATTTCCACCATTGTGGTTCCCAATTCCATTCCCACCGCGATTATTGTTACCAAAACCCTTATGACCATTGTTTCCACGACCAGCACCTGTGCCAACCCAGCAAGTATCCTTCGAATGGCCCTCCTTACCACAAGACTCGCATTTCCGCAACCTGCACTGACCCGAGTGATGGTACAGGCATATGTCACATTTGGGCAAGGCGCCCATGTAACCCTTCCCTTTGCTTTCGACACCGGTTTTGGCCCTGGCCGGTGTGTTTAATTCACCCTTCTTGCCAACACTGCTAGttccttgcttgaagttggaatatttatgtttgttttctccagacgactccacatgagtctccttctttttcTGATCACCATTAGAAAACTTGTTCAGCCTGATGGCTTCTTCAGTCAGAGATATGCTCAGATCGATGGCTTCAGTAATGGTTGCCGGTTTCGACGTTGTAACCATGCTCATAATCTGAGGTGCTAACCCCCAGATGAAGCGTTACACGCGCTTGAAttcgggcgtgaccatgtacgacactacatgggacagatcatggaacctttgaacatactcagcGATTTTTGGGCCTTCCATCTTTAAGTTCCAGAATTCTGTTTCCAATTTCTGGATTTCAGCTCTGGAGCAATACTTCTTGCACATCAGCTCTTTCAGTTCAGTCCAAGTCATGGCGTATGCTGCAGCCTCTCCTAAGGTttgaacttggagattccaccatgacAGGGCACCATCAGTAAAAAGCCCAGAGATGTATGTAACTTGCTGTCcggtgcacatttgctcattcttattGTCGTTTCAGTCTTTTCAGTCCAATGGGTAAAAGCcacggcacctccagtgccatcaaagtttagcGGCTTGCAATCTAAGAATTGCTTGAAAGTACACCCATTTggagggttgttgttgttgttggaggtGCTTGTGTCATTTTGGGAGGCCGCGTACTGCGCTATAGCTGCGGCAATTATCCCTTGGAGTTCCGCCTCAGTAGTAGGCATGCAGGTATTCCGTCATGggggcatcttctaaaagatgtttcatgttggtcaggtcatagtaagtataatAAACATGCATACATAGTAACATTCATCGTCCACATAACTTCTCGTGTTATAATCGTAAAACAAATAATTTAACAAAGCatgtaatgagaatactgcgattgagctttcatatcatcaagaccacaatacaatgtttacaagtttttcCAAATGTATCGTACAACCCAAAAGAGACTAAGGGTcacaataccattgtcttaactGTCTAGACAAATACAACAAGCAAAAATCAAATATCCGAAGTCATGATGTCAAAAGGTGGTCTTCAAAATGCTGTATAGTCTGACTCAATCGATGTCTTCTCATCAAAAAGTAATCAGTACCTGCAGTAGACCAAAAGTAGCTATGCTGATGGCAGCGGAGGAGGTGGAAAGTGAGAGAAAAGCAATCGGCGTAAATGCACCAAGTCCTCCTCAAGAGCATAGGCAAAACGCAACAGGTAAGCAATCTGCTGGTCAAGAGGAAGGAAACGAATATCTGAGTCAGAGAGTGATGGAAAAGGAGCGTGTGGTGCTGCAAACGGGGTCCGGTAGTGGCATGGAGGatgtggagctctctccaactcctgaatACGTCGACTTAGGGCGTCCTGCTGTAGCTGTAGTGATGTAAGTATATCCTCCGTAGTGTATCCGATGTGAAATGGGTGATAAGGGTCGGATAATGGCATAACATGGGGTGATGACCATAGAAATGGCTCACCCATCGGAGCTGAAACTGGATAAGTAGTGTGTGGGGCAGATGTAAACGGTAAAGTAGTATGGGGAAACTGAGATGTGACAGGTACAGTAGACGACatcggtggaacaaaaccaggATAAGGAATAAACTGGCCATCTCCTGACATAAATGGTACGTGGCCAAAAGGCTGCCTCAACGATCCCTCCTCAGGTCGTGGCGGAGGAATGTCCTGGAGGAAGGTAATCGGAAGATCGGTACGATGGGTATCAGATGTGTGTGGCTGGAGAAATGGGATATCAAGTGGTGCAGTAACAGGTGCGGTAGGGGGAGTGACTGGTATCACATACGGAGGGTAGTCATCCTCCTCGATCCACCCATTACGGGTGTCCGCGTAACGAGGGTCTATGTGAGTAGCAAAAGGTGCATGATCAGCATGCGCATGGGTCGAATCGGGAAATAGTGGTGCAATGACTGGTAACTCAGCAAAGACGGGGTCAGGCAGAGGTGCCATGACTGGAATCTCCACGACTGGTGGTGGTATGGCAGGAGCATCAATAACTGGTGGTACAAAAATGGGAGCATCTGCATGAACAGGGTCAAGAGCAAGAACGGGCTCTGGACCTATGTCGGGCTCTGGATCGACAGGAGTTGGCTGATGATCAGCAGGCATATCAAGAATCTGATCATCCGGGAGAACAGGAGCCTCAACAGGCTACTCCTCGAGGACCCACTCGTCCTCCTGGTCTAAATCATGGTCAAATGGAGAAACAGGGTCATACTCGTCCTCCATCTCTATATCCTCATCATCGTCAACACGAGGGATGAAACCGAATCCCAACGGTGGAATAGAGGAAGCTACCTACTCAAAAGAATCTGAGGCTGACGAATCAGAATGAACCTCCATATCAGGAATCTCAACCAACGGAAGAGCGACATCATCCGCAATCGGGGCCCCGCCCTCATGGGCGTCCTCAGGAGGACCCTCGAAAAGATCGACGTCGTCATCTGACACTACATCAAGTGGCAAATCCTCGCCGAGAAATGTAGCGAGTGGAATAGGAGCAGGGATCTCCACAAGAGGTGGACCCCCGACTAGAATGCCATCAGCTAGCTGTATGTCGTCACCGAAATccggtagtgcgaagggctgaaaTCCGTCATCGTCTGTACTGTCTGTGTCCGATGTGTAGACCTCCGGGTCTGAGTGCATCGGGTCGTTAGAATCTACCGGCACTGGGTCAGAGACCCCACTCGATGAAGACATAGCGTCTGTAACAACACAACCACAAAGTGTGCACATACATCAATAATAGTCAAGTAAGCATATAAGTCACAACTAATatatgcaagtaatcatcctagtcttcccagactatcctacccagcctctcagactgaactccctagcctctcagactaccctggtctctaagaccaacctcccagtctctaaaacctccccaatctctaagattgaatccttcagtctctaagactgaactccctcagtctctaagactgaactccctcagtctctaagactgaaatataaatttttgaaaagtgtatttgtgcctttttgtttgtaaaaatgttttgtatcctggatctggacgtttagtgtatgcaatttaaaaatgttttcgtgagagccctagtgatcatagtctggACTCGAggaagaatcctagttcgctatgaacctggctctgataccaagctgtcacacccaggcttttgcggaagcgtgggttaatttggtgtgacttcttaataccatagcaacaatcacaacaaatgctatatgaaattaaaacataagatgttcatccattcattaagtcaaatactaccacaacatcattgttggAGAATGTTGACACATAcgataagttacaaaccatacttgtttaaaacatgtttaccagacacaacaaaagacttgaaataaaaacatggtttaaagacATGTAACCTAACCAGGCAAGGGATTACACCTCCTAAACCAACTACcccggatgacatctttattcaacgCAGCTTAACATGCATGCAGACACCTTCCAGATcctttagtttcctgaaatacatgtagtttgaaaaatcaacaaaagttgagcgagttcatgtgtatgtgagtctgtataacCTTTGAAATgcgtctgtatgtatgaaaaccctggtatgtagcaattaaggaataataaaagagatcaccaatgggttgcaaagccactggtatgtgtgaaacggtgcaggaagtactcaaacctagcaaatttgtaccgggcctccggctggaagacacagtcaccactatgggcctccccggcctcatgggtgtgcgCTCGCTActcccaaatagatctatcactcatgtccctcggtcctacgacgaggattaatggccttaagtgttgtacccacctttcacatgatctaagcgtctaaaccctccttaagctaaccataccatttataaaagcgtctgtaaattgtaacatgtatttcacccccgaagtataaaactaaaaacagttaaaagaaaagggggaaacatgaactcactgaagtgcgtctcgtgaaatagtcgatcccaactcaacttgctgcgtgacgacctacacgtactaatgcctattagacggatggtcgtgccttggcttaaggtttaacgtttttgggaaatagttagacaattATTTCATATtcacacttcttatttattttgtatgtgtatttccttcccaaggatgggggtatttatacatgtattttgtgaTTTAGAGTATtgacattatatatttttaagtcccactttagaaaatatataatattttatctATCAAAAATAATAtgtcccaaaatatatattttttcaaaaatacaaataatcacacaagcgtgttaacatgaaatatatatttaaaatatatatttattcgcTTTTATTTTCGAAAACTCACCTCCGGTattttggagttttgtaataaaacttatggcgaagtttacttccgaaaaacaaagttaacacagtttgtaaatacttgttagaaaataatttttctaagtgttgaaattctagaaaaatttcaccagagtttcctttgtaaaggGAGGcgtccacgcttactagcgtatcattttcttttcaaaatcaaccaaaaaaaaaaaaaaaacaatcctTTAAACAACTTTACATCACCAAGAGCAAAAATATACTTGTTACATAATATTCATGAACTTGATATTTCCCGAAAATGCGTAGTAACTTAGTGAAGCTTTTAGTAGGCTTTgttaccttccaaagtgtattTATTTCGTTAAAAATCACTTTCTTAAACGAGTTACATtttcacaacttgtaaataatatttacaaaaattaactttttgaactcttcttgtaaataaatgTTCTAACATTTATTTTGTTTCTAAAAATAATGTAAGTGTATGTAAAGTTATGATTTTCCCAAAAACCGATTCTTTTacttggtttatttagaaaaGTTCCTTGTAAGACTTGAATCACCATGATCACCAATCTACTAGATCAtttatattttagaaaaatctaTTTTTATTCATGTTCATGACTAAACTAGGAGGTGGTTATTTGTGTAATACATAACCACTTCCTATTCTTGTTAAATCATACTTCTAAGTTTAGTTAACAAGACTTTtatggtgattaacatcacacaTCCAagaatcatcaaaaataacatgTTTACTACAATATTATAACAACATCATTTCATCTTCAAGTTTCATCCATAAGTAAACTTTATGTAAGCCTAGTGTAAACTTTTATGTTTCTTGTTCTAACTCTTTTAGTGTTCTCATGAATCTCAACATTATACACTTTTTAACAAATAAGAGTAAAccgagacttactactagcacaaggctagggtagaaactagtgatgaagatgaagggaaaagatgatgaaaaagctAGAACAAAGCTCCTTTGAAGCTCCACACAAAGCAAGCCTTCTTGTATCACCTTACAAGCTCAAAAGAGAATAGAAAATGGAAGATGATGGTGGttgtatggtggtggtggtggcggtcaAGTGTGTCCGagaaagagagaggagagagtgaGTGAGGGAGTGTATGATAAGGAATGATGGTTGTGATCTTCACACCATACTTAAATAGAT contains the following coding sequences:
- the LOC110888296 gene encoding leucine-rich repeat extensin-like protein 3; the encoded protein is MPADHQPTPVDPEPDIGPEPVLALDPVHADAPIFVPPVIDAPAIPPPVVEIPVMAPLPDPVFAELPVIAPLFPDSTHAHADHAPFATHIDPRYADTRNGWIEEDDYPPYVIPVTPPTAPVTAPLDIPFLQPHTSDTHRTDLPITFLQDIPPPRPEEGSLRQPFGHVPFMSGDGQFIPYPGFVPPMSSTVPVTSQFPHTTLPFTSAPHTTYPVSAPMGEPFLWSSPHVMPLSDPYHPFHIGYTTEDILTSLQLQQDALSRRIQELERAPHPPCHYRTPFAAPHAPFPSLSDSDIRFLPLDQQIAYLLRFAYALEEDLVHLRRLLFSHFPPPPLPSA